CATCACCTTCACTGCGATACAAAACACCCCAGGTTGCATGATCATTCATATACAAGATAATGCCACTTTCATCGACTGCATGGACATAGCTCCAAATATTTTTAAGATCTACTCGGCTGAGTCCGCTGTCATAGCTTCCGTCCCATATGGGATTAAGCACATCGTCTACGATCTCATCATAATAACCGGGCAAGTTATCGGAAATTGAACTAAGTAAGGTGGTGTATAATTCGCTGGTTTGACTGTTTACGCGATGAGCTCTTTGTAAGATTTGGGTACTTTCGATGACATCCTCGAAATCAACATGAGAATAATCGCCATCGGAAAGCCCAAGATCAGAAAGGCTATAATCCAGGACGATGAACATACTAATGAACTCTCCATTGTAACTTTCATCGATGCCAAGCTCCCACGCTATGCTTTCATCATCCTGAAGCAGAGGAGTGAGGTGCATCTGAGTTATGGCGCTATCGGAACCATAGGCTCTGACTCCATCATCAGAAGAAGAAACGTAATACGCACCAGGGGAATCGGAGAACCTGATTTCACTGCCTATTCCGAATGAATCATCAGCATTCCCAGTCATATGCGTAGTCGAGAATGTAGCTTCATAATAGCTGATTACGCTGGTGTCATAAGTTCCATTACCATCCAGGTCTCCATTAAATGAAAATTGGGCATCGTCCGTTTTAAGGTAAAACTCTGAGGCACTTTGATCACTATCCTTTTGAGTAAGAGATTCAGTATTAATATAGCCATAAACGTAGACTATAGTGTAACCGTTAATTTCGATGTAATTAACATAGAGGTCATTCTCAGCTTTTAACGAAAAAACATGTATGCCATAGAAAAAAACAAAATAGAATATAGTTTTCATGATGGTATTCTTTAAGTATCAGAGTTGAAGGGGCATATTTTACTATGCGAAAAATTAATAGAAGATTAACGCCTGCCACTTTTCGTTAAACCGAGAGGCAATATCTGCGTAAATACCTCCAGTAAATCTAGGTCAGAAACCATATTGTTGTGTAGCCTGGAGCATTCTAAATGAATTTTCTCCTGGTAAGCAGGTGACAGAAAACTGGAGTCGAGGATTTTAAAGCATGAAGATGAGATGTTTTTATTTTCCTCAAATTAAATGCTAAGTGTTGTAAGTTCCTAATGAATAAGAGGTTTACGTTCAACTTTCAGATGGCGTTTAAGTGAGATTGCATAATTTCTCAAAAAATTGAGATCCAATTAGCGAAAGCTGACGTATATATGTGTATCAGTATCTTGGATCGACTTTCTGAGATGATCTGATTATATTACAATCGCTGGTGTTTTCATCGAATACATCATCTGAGGTTTCCAGTGCACAGGAGGTTTCGGACGACGAGCTTGTGGCCAGAATCGCCACGGGAGACCGTGGTGCGCTTGCGCTGCTTTATGAGCGTTACAGCAGTCTGATTTTTACCGTAGCGATGGAGATCACTTTTGAAAAACATACGGCAGAAGAAGTGCTTCAGGATGCCTTTGTTCGGATCTGGAAACATGCTGCTTCCTTTGACGCCAAGAGGTCGGCCTTTAGCACTTGGGCGCTTAGCATCACCCGGAACCTCTGTCTCGATCGCCTGCGGGCAAAGAAGCGTCGACCAACTTTTGATGTTGATATCAATGAAACGGATCACGTCGCCACGGAAGGAGCTGAGGCTATTATTGGACAAGCCGCCATCGGCGACACACGAAAACTCGTTTCATATGCAGTTCACCAATTGGAGCCGGAAGAACGTCGCTGTATCGAGCTCTCATATTTCGGTGGACTTTCACAAAGTGAGATTTCACGCAAATTGAATCAGCCACTTGGGACGGTTAAAGGGAGGATCCGTCGCAGTCTTTTAAAGCTCCGCGAAACCCTTGCTAGCTATGAATTCTGACTCAGCACATTCCCAGGAGCTAATTGCCTATGTTCTCGGTGAGATGAGTGCAGAGGAGGAGCGTATCTTCGAACAGGAAATGGAAGAGGATCCGGTGCTGGCCAGTGAAGTACACGAGTTTAAGGCACTTTATCACTCAGTGGCTTATACAAAGCCACTCATTCCAGCTCCCGAAGGCGGTTTCAATCGTGTGCTTGAGAAGCTTGAGTCAGGGCACACTTTTTCGTGGCGGGAATCATTCTGGGCTCTGGGTGGACTTGCTGCCGGGATAGCCATTGCCATTGGTTTCAGTACGGGAGGTTTCTGGTCAGAGCAGGCAGATAACATCCTCGCTGCAGAAAACAGTGCCGAGGTGGAAGGGCTTTCCAGCGACACTGAGTCCGGGCGTTCAACTAATGACTCTTCAGAAACCATTGTCTATGTTCCAGCACCGGAAGAGTTGGGTGCTATGACGGATTCGATTGCAACGCTAGAAGACGAGAATCAAAGACTAAGGACAACCATCATCAGAATCACTGAGGAGTTTGAAAAAGCTCAGCGTGACGCAAGTGATTTAAATGCATGGCGTGAACGCTATTTCGATTTAGACACTGGTATTTCCCGTTGGTCAGTGCTCAGCCTGGGACAAGCCTCAAACATCCCAGCAGGGATGACCTTAACGGATTACCTTGAGCAATTATCAGCCACGGATCCTGCCATCATTGAGGCCGGCGAATTCGCATCGGTCGATGCCGGAGTGGCGTCGACTCCGCCTCTAGTTGACAACAGCCAAACTGATGGAAGTTCATCAACAAATGCCATGGTTCTCTGGGACGAAACCGGTGACGAAGGCATTCTCGCCGTCACTGGTCTTCCGGAGACTCCTGAAGGCAGCAATTATCAAATGTGGCTGGTCGATGAGTCCGGTTTGGCAAGAAGTGCTGGAATATTACCCGATTTCCCTGAAGGTACCGGCCAGGCAGCGTTTGCCCTTCCGGAAACCAGTGCGAATGTCGGCACTGTTTTAATTACAGTTGAGCCGACTGGCGGTAGTGAGTCT
The Rubellicoccus peritrichatus DNA segment above includes these coding regions:
- a CDS encoding sigma-70 family RNA polymerase sigma factor, encoding MFSSNTSSEVSSAQEVSDDELVARIATGDRGALALLYERYSSLIFTVAMEITFEKHTAEEVLQDAFVRIWKHAASFDAKRSAFSTWALSITRNLCLDRLRAKKRRPTFDVDINETDHVATEGAEAIIGQAAIGDTRKLVSYAVHQLEPEERRCIELSYFGGLSQSEISRKLNQPLGTVKGRIRRSLLKLRETLASYEF
- a CDS encoding anti-sigma factor, translated to MNSDSAHSQELIAYVLGEMSAEEERIFEQEMEEDPVLASEVHEFKALYHSVAYTKPLIPAPEGGFNRVLEKLESGHTFSWRESFWALGGLAAGIAIAIGFSTGGFWSEQADNILAAENSAEVEGLSSDTESGRSTNDSSETIVYVPAPEELGAMTDSIATLEDENQRLRTTIIRITEEFEKAQRDASDLNAWRERYFDLDTGISRWSVLSLGQASNIPAGMTLTDYLEQLSATDPAIIEAGEFASVDAGVASTPPLVDNSQTDGSSSTNAMVLWDETGDEGILAVTGLPETPEGSNYQMWLVDESGLARSAGILPDFPEGTGQAAFALPETSANVGTVLITVEPTGGSESPTGATVLEGPIATAAE